Proteins from one Deltaproteobacteria bacterium genomic window:
- a CDS encoding PLP-dependent transferase, with the protein MTDKKPLPGPPDIPEGVDVQSFLIHGRHFTEKWDFKHHIIPPQSSSVTYRLDDTQRGAKGFAEYASGEGSKAEPIYIYDRLDEPTRGMLEDELAAVEGGDVAVAFATGMAAISAALGVVLQSGNSVVAHRTLYGCTYSLLTGWYPKLNIEARLVDVRDAAALRGAIDETTRAVYFETPVNPTLELIDIGAVRALVDEINAGRAEEERIWIIVDNTFATPFCQRPIELGSDIIVHSLTKNIGGYGTDMGGVVIAPHALEGQLLLYRKDFGGALAPKSAWPILVYGLPTLPMRLERQMKTAFEVARFLRGHPRVTVLRYPGLEDHPDYQLAKKQMRDPHGNFAPSNMIYFEIAEEDAADPKNTVKAVDWMAKHAYTLTLAVSLGQLRTLIEHPGAMTHAAIDAEGKKKAGIPPNAVRLSIGIEAAADIIRDLEQGLAQIEK; encoded by the coding sequence ATGACCGACAAGAAGCCGCTCCCCGGTCCTCCGGACATCCCCGAGGGAGTCGACGTCCAGTCCTTCCTCATCCACGGCCGACACTTCACCGAGAAGTGGGACTTCAAGCACCACATCATCCCGCCCCAGTCCTCGAGCGTGACCTACCGCCTCGACGACACCCAGCGGGGCGCCAAGGGCTTCGCCGAGTACGCCAGCGGTGAGGGCAGCAAGGCCGAGCCGATCTACATCTACGACCGCCTCGACGAGCCGACCCGCGGCATGCTCGAGGACGAGCTGGCGGCCGTCGAGGGTGGCGACGTCGCCGTCGCCTTCGCCACCGGCATGGCCGCCATCAGCGCGGCCCTCGGGGTGGTGCTGCAGTCCGGAAACTCGGTGGTCGCCCACCGCACCCTCTACGGCTGCACCTACAGCCTGCTCACCGGCTGGTACCCCAAGCTGAACATCGAGGCGCGCCTGGTCGACGTGCGGGACGCCGCGGCCCTGCGGGGCGCCATCGACGAGACCACCCGGGCCGTCTACTTCGAGACCCCGGTGAACCCCACCCTCGAGCTGATCGACATCGGCGCGGTCCGGGCCCTGGTCGACGAGATCAACGCCGGGCGCGCGGAAGAGGAGCGGATCTGGATCATCGTCGACAACACCTTCGCCACGCCCTTCTGTCAGCGCCCCATCGAGCTGGGCTCGGACATCATCGTCCACTCCCTCACCAAGAACATCGGCGGCTACGGCACCGACATGGGCGGGGTGGTGATCGCGCCGCACGCCCTGGAGGGGCAGCTCCTCCTCTATCGCAAGGACTTCGGGGGGGCCCTGGCGCCGAAAAGCGCCTGGCCGATCCTCGTCTACGGCCTGCCCACCCTCCCGATGCGCCTCGAGCGGCAGATGAAGACCGCCTTCGAGGTCGCCCGCTTCCTGCGCGGCCACCCGAGGGTCACCGTCCTGCGCTACCCGGGGCTCGAGGACCACCCCGACTACCAGCTGGCGAAGAAGCAGATGCGCGACCCCCACGGGAACTTCGCGCCCTCGAACATGATCTACTTCGAGATCGCCGAGGAGGACGCCGCCGATCCGAAGAACACGGTGAAGGCCGTCGACTGGATGGCGAAGCACGCCTACACCCTGACCCTCGCGGTCTCCCTCGGCCAGCTGCGCACCCTCATCGAGCACCCCGGGGCCATGACCCACGCGGCCATCGACGCCGAGGGCAAGAAGAAGGCGGGGATCCCCCCCAACGCGGTGCGGCTCTCCATCGGCATCGAGGCCGCAGCGGACATCATCCGGGACCTCGAGCAGGGCCTCGCCCAGATCGAGAAGTAG
- the rapZ gene encoding RNase adapter RapZ encodes MGANLAQIVIVTGLSGSGKSTALRALEDLGFFCIDNLPIVLLPRLLELGSHTSETVQSLGLVVDARETEFLPDAPEIVREARHQGHEVEVLFLDATDPVLLRRFSETRRRHPLATAGSVEAGIAAEREALEALRQLADEVIDTSGLSVHELGRIIQDRHGSSEAHEGPRVTVLSFGFKHGLPPQADLVFDCRFLPNPYFVDELRPKSGQDPEVADYVFDKAEAGELLERLDALLGWLLPFFQNERKRYLTVAIGCTGGQHRSVAMAERLAQRLAARQLPITLRHRDMKATP; translated from the coding sequence ATGGGCGCCAACCTCGCCCAGATCGTCATCGTCACCGGCCTCTCGGGGTCGGGGAAGTCCACGGCCCTGCGGGCCCTGGAGGACCTCGGCTTCTTCTGCATCGACAACCTCCCCATCGTCCTCTTGCCCCGCCTCCTCGAGCTGGGCAGCCACACCTCCGAGACGGTGCAGTCCCTGGGGCTGGTGGTCGACGCCCGGGAGACCGAGTTCCTCCCCGACGCCCCGGAGATCGTGCGGGAGGCCCGCCACCAGGGCCACGAGGTCGAGGTCCTCTTCCTCGACGCCACCGATCCGGTCCTGCTGCGCCGCTTCTCCGAGACCCGCCGCCGTCACCCGCTGGCCACCGCCGGCTCGGTCGAGGCCGGCATCGCCGCCGAGCGCGAGGCCCTCGAGGCCCTCCGGCAGCTGGCCGACGAGGTGATCGACACCAGCGGCCTCTCGGTGCACGAGCTCGGCCGCATCATCCAGGACCGCCACGGCAGCTCCGAGGCCCACGAGGGCCCCCGGGTCACGGTGCTCTCCTTCGGCTTCAAGCACGGCCTGCCCCCCCAGGCCGACCTGGTCTTCGACTGCCGCTTCCTGCCCAACCCCTACTTCGTGGACGAGCTGCGCCCCAAGTCCGGCCAGGACCCGGAGGTGGCGGACTACGTCTTCGACAAGGCCGAGGCCGGCGAGCTCCTCGAGCGCCTCGACGCGCTGCTGGGCTGGCTGCTTCCTTTCTTCCAGAACGAGCGCAAGCGCTACCTGACCGTGGCCATCGGCTGCACCGGCGGGCAGCACCGCTCGGTGGCCATGGCCGAGCGGCTGGCCCAGCGGCTGGCGGCTCGCCAGCTTCCCATCACCCTGCGACACCGGGACATGAAAGCGACACCATGA
- a CDS encoding LptA/OstA family protein produces MSRLSLHLGLALLLLGLGAPARAEAPAGRALPAVRIVAETMKVKGAENRAVFTGKPGKPIQVTRGEDRLDCARLVVSYDASGAVETFVAEGSVHMVRKARHLRSERAELDNRKNLLTLTGDPVMEEGKNLVRGEVMRYDLERDEVEVQQVEARVELERVAPAEGGKRP; encoded by the coding sequence ATGAGCCGCCTCTCGCTCCACCTGGGCCTCGCCCTCCTCCTCCTCGGCCTCGGCGCACCGGCCCGGGCCGAGGCGCCGGCCGGCCGCGCCCTGCCCGCGGTGCGGATCGTCGCCGAGACCATGAAGGTGAAGGGGGCGGAGAACCGCGCCGTCTTCACCGGCAAGCCCGGCAAGCCGATCCAGGTCACCCGCGGTGAGGATCGCCTCGACTGCGCCCGCCTGGTGGTCTCCTACGACGCGAGCGGCGCGGTGGAGACCTTCGTCGCCGAGGGCAGCGTCCACATGGTGCGCAAGGCGCGGCACCTTCGCTCCGAGCGGGCCGAGCTCGACAACCGCAAGAACCTCCTGACCCTCACCGGCGATCCCGTCATGGAGGAGGGCAAGAACCTCGTCCGCGGCGAGGTGATGCGCTACGACCTCGAGCGGGACGAGGTCGAGGTGCAGCAGGTCGAGGCCCGGGTCGAGCTCGAGCGGGTCGCGCCGGCAGAAGGGGGCAAGCGGCCGTGA
- the lptB gene encoding LPS export ABC transporter ATP-binding protein, with product MSDVVLQAVGVTKSYRRRKVVDGVSFEVHAGEVFGLLGPNGAGKTTTFNMIVGRVRPESGEVYLGKEAITRLPMYRRARKGLGYLPQEASIFRRLTVRENFLAILEASRVPRPEREARVESLLEDFDLSRIADSLGGTLSGGERRRVEVARCLIPNPSVVLFDEPFAGVDPIAVGELQTLIRSLEARGIAVIITDHNVRETLGICDRAAVLANGKLLAVGSPEEIAGNPSARAVYLGDAFSLDGARDRLAS from the coding sequence GTGAGCGACGTGGTCCTCCAGGCCGTGGGCGTCACCAAGTCCTACCGCCGGCGCAAGGTCGTCGACGGGGTGAGCTTCGAGGTGCACGCCGGCGAGGTCTTCGGCCTGCTCGGGCCCAACGGCGCGGGCAAGACCACGACCTTCAACATGATCGTCGGGCGCGTGCGCCCGGAGAGCGGAGAGGTCTACCTCGGCAAGGAGGCCATCACCCGGCTGCCGATGTACCGGAGGGCCCGCAAGGGCCTGGGCTACCTGCCGCAGGAGGCGTCGATCTTCCGGCGGCTCACCGTGAGGGAGAACTTCCTGGCCATCCTCGAGGCCAGCAGGGTCCCCCGGCCCGAGCGCGAGGCGCGGGTCGAGTCCCTCCTCGAGGACTTCGATCTCTCCCGCATCGCCGACAGCCTGGGCGGGACCCTCTCCGGAGGAGAGCGGCGGCGGGTGGAGGTCGCCCGCTGCCTGATCCCCAATCCCTCGGTGGTGCTCTTCGACGAGCCCTTCGCCGGGGTGGACCCGATCGCCGTGGGCGAGCTGCAGACCTTGATCCGCAGCCTGGAGGCCCGCGGCATCGCCGTCATCATCACCGATCACAATGTCCGCGAGACCCTCGGGATCTGCGACCGGGCCGCCGTCCTGGCCAACGGGAAGCTGCTCGCCGTGGGATCACCCGAGGAGATAGCTGGTAATCCGAGTGCGAGGGCGGTGTATCTTGGGGACGCCTTCTCGCTCGATGGAGCCCGGGACCGCCTGGCCTCCTGA
- the hprK gene encoding HPr(Ser) kinase/phosphatase produces the protein MSSVPISQLLKEASDLRLEPLAGGERGTARRIASTRIQKPGLALVGHDVGLHSERLAVFGNTEMSFVRSLDHEGLERAAETLFGRGVAALVITKSFDPPPVFVKAANDAGICILGTPLLSGAFITRVTAFLEDALAPSTSLHGVLIDVLGVGVLILGKSGIGKSEAALDLVRRGHRLVADDIVDIKRLRRLLFGQGSELIRHHMEIRGIGIINIKDLFGVGAVRERKKIEMVIELVDWDPHVQYDRLGVEDHTFEILDITVPELTIPVRPGRNITTLIEVAARNHLLKLQGHHSALEFQEQLNRAIAEAGFAQAITADEVE, from the coding sequence ATGTCCTCGGTGCCCATCTCCCAGCTGCTCAAGGAGGCCAGCGATCTGCGCCTCGAGCCGCTGGCTGGAGGAGAGAGGGGCACCGCGCGGCGCATCGCCTCCACCCGGATCCAGAAGCCCGGGCTGGCCCTGGTGGGCCACGACGTGGGCCTGCACAGTGAGCGGCTGGCCGTCTTCGGTAACACCGAGATGTCCTTCGTGCGCAGCCTGGACCACGAGGGCCTGGAGCGCGCCGCCGAGACCCTCTTCGGCCGGGGCGTGGCCGCCCTGGTGATCACCAAGAGCTTCGATCCGCCGCCCGTCTTCGTGAAGGCCGCCAACGACGCCGGGATCTGCATCCTGGGGACCCCGCTCCTCTCGGGCGCCTTCATCACCCGGGTGACCGCCTTCCTCGAGGACGCCCTCGCCCCCTCGACCAGCCTCCACGGGGTGCTCATCGACGTGCTGGGGGTGGGGGTGCTCATCCTGGGGAAGAGCGGCATCGGCAAGAGCGAGGCGGCCCTCGACCTCGTCCGCCGCGGCCACCGGCTCGTGGCCGATGACATCGTCGACATCAAGCGCCTGCGGCGGCTGCTCTTCGGTCAGGGCTCCGAGCTGATCCGCCACCACATGGAGATCCGGGGCATCGGGATCATCAACATCAAGGACCTCTTCGGCGTCGGCGCGGTGCGCGAGCGCAAGAAGATCGAGATGGTGATCGAGCTCGTCGACTGGGATCCCCACGTGCAGTACGACCGCCTGGGCGTCGAGGACCACACCTTCGAGATCCTCGACATCACGGTGCCCGAGCTCACCATCCCCGTGCGGCCCGGCCGGAACATCACGACCCTGATCGAGGTCGCCGCCCGCAACCACCTCCTCAAGCTGCAGGGCCACCACTCGGCGCTGGAGTTCCAGGAGCAGCTCAACCGCGCCATCGCCGAGGCCGGCTTCGCCCAGGCCATCACCGCGGACGAGGTCGAGTGA
- the rpoN gene encoding RNA polymerase factor sigma-54, with product MGLELKQSLRMSQQLVMTPQLQQAIKLLQLSRMELVDLVREEMMENPLLEEGQDDDGPRERSADAPERKQRDEDVENPRETVPENDPKAEKASEDIDWESYLENYQQFGSTAGPGVRPNEDLPGVEQTLSQSDTLFDHLVWQMRLSNFTEEEERAALFIIGSLSDDGYFRLPDDDGDPLIRCAHEAEVSLTVAERALRKVQNFDPLGVAARDLRECLMIQARAMGEDDTLVGEIIQHHLKEVEAHNIPAIAKTLKVSIPAVAEAVKIITDMEPRPGRQYTGSEPVYITPDVYVHKISGKYVTVINDDGLSKLKVSAAYRRTLKSGEAGAAKEYIQEKLRSAQWLIRSIHQRQRTIYKVTESIVKFQQEFFDQGIGYLKPLILRDVAEDIGMHESTVSRVTTNKYVHTPQGIYELKFFFNSAITRTGGEDLASEAVKSKIKKIVAGEDLKKPLSDQRIVAILEEQGIEIARRTVAKYRDQLGILPSSKRRRLY from the coding sequence ATGGGTTTGGAGCTGAAACAATCGCTGAGGATGTCGCAGCAGCTGGTCATGACGCCCCAGCTGCAGCAGGCGATCAAGCTCTTGCAGCTCTCCCGCATGGAGCTGGTCGACCTCGTGAGGGAAGAGATGATGGAGAACCCCCTCCTCGAGGAGGGGCAGGACGACGACGGACCGCGCGAGCGCTCCGCCGACGCCCCGGAGCGGAAGCAGCGCGACGAGGACGTCGAGAACCCCCGGGAGACCGTGCCCGAGAACGACCCCAAGGCCGAGAAGGCCTCCGAGGACATCGACTGGGAGAGCTACCTCGAGAACTACCAGCAGTTCGGCTCCACCGCGGGCCCCGGCGTGCGCCCCAACGAGGACCTGCCCGGCGTCGAGCAGACCCTCAGCCAGAGCGACACCCTCTTCGACCACCTGGTCTGGCAGATGCGCCTCTCCAACTTCACCGAGGAGGAGGAGCGCGCGGCCCTCTTCATCATCGGCAGCCTCTCCGACGACGGCTACTTCCGCCTCCCCGACGACGACGGTGACCCCCTCATCCGCTGCGCCCACGAGGCCGAGGTCAGCCTCACGGTGGCCGAGCGGGCCCTGCGCAAGGTGCAGAACTTCGATCCCCTGGGGGTCGCCGCCCGCGACCTGCGCGAGTGCCTGATGATCCAGGCCCGGGCCATGGGCGAGGACGACACCCTGGTCGGCGAGATCATCCAGCACCACCTCAAGGAGGTGGAGGCCCACAACATCCCGGCCATCGCCAAGACCCTCAAGGTCAGCATCCCGGCGGTGGCCGAGGCGGTGAAGATCATCACCGACATGGAGCCTCGGCCGGGGCGCCAGTACACCGGGAGCGAGCCGGTCTACATCACGCCCGACGTCTACGTGCACAAGATCAGCGGCAAGTACGTGACCGTCATCAACGACGACGGCCTCTCCAAGCTGAAGGTCTCCGCGGCCTACCGGCGCACCCTGAAGAGCGGGGAGGCCGGCGCCGCCAAGGAGTACATCCAGGAGAAGCTGCGCTCGGCCCAGTGGCTGATCCGCTCCATCCACCAGCGGCAGCGGACCATCTACAAGGTCACCGAGTCGATCGTGAAGTTCCAGCAGGAGTTCTTCGACCAGGGCATCGGCTACCTCAAGCCGCTGATCCTGCGGGACGTCGCCGAGGACATCGGCATGCACGAGTCGACGGTCTCCCGGGTGACCACCAACAAGTACGTCCACACGCCCCAGGGCATCTACGAGCTGAAGTTCTTCTTCAACTCGGCCATCACCCGGACCGGTGGCGAGGATCTGGCCAGCGAGGCCGTGAAGTCGAAGATCAAGAAGATCGTCGCCGGAGAGGACCTCAAGAAGCCCCTCTCGGACCAGAGGATCGTCGCGATCCTCGAGGAGCAGGGCATCGAGATCGCGCGCCGGACGGTGGCGAAGTACCGCGACCAGCTCGGCATCCTCCCCTCCTCCAAACGGCGCCGGCTCTACTAG
- a CDS encoding HPr family phosphocarrier protein, with product MAKGTFDVINKLGLHARAAATLVKETNRFESEVFLIRDGNEVNGKSIMGVLTLAAAQGTSVEVRCEGSDAQAALSAIEAVFRSGFGED from the coding sequence ATGGCAAAGGGTACCTTCGACGTGATCAACAAGCTCGGGCTGCACGCCCGGGCTGCGGCCACCCTGGTCAAGGAGACCAACCGCTTCGAGAGCGAGGTCTTCCTGATCCGGGATGGCAACGAGGTCAACGGAAAGAGCATCATGGGGGTGCTCACCCTGGCCGCAGCCCAGGGCACCTCGGTGGAGGTCCGCTGCGAGGGCTCCGATGCCCAGGCCGCCCTCTCGGCCATCGAGGCCGTCTTCCGCAGCGGCTTCGGCGAAGACTAG
- a CDS encoding PTS sugar transporter subunit IIA — protein MADSGSIRLADLLDRGALLPDLQAGAKDAVLRQIVAALAEKHADLDGEAALQSLLEREQLGSTGVGEGVAIPHAKIDVPEVLAALARCPEGVDFEAVDGERVKLFFVLLTPRGEPALHLKALARVSRILGGAELRAELLGCETGEALHQAVRALEQRL, from the coding sequence ATGGCTGATTCCGGCTCCATTCGACTCGCTGATCTCCTCGACCGGGGAGCCCTCCTTCCCGATCTCCAGGCCGGCGCCAAGGACGCGGTCCTCCGCCAGATCGTCGCGGCCCTCGCCGAGAAGCACGCCGACCTCGACGGCGAGGCGGCCCTGCAGAGCCTGCTCGAGCGCGAGCAGCTCGGCAGCACCGGCGTCGGCGAGGGGGTGGCCATCCCCCACGCGAAGATCGACGTGCCCGAGGTCCTCGCGGCGCTGGCCCGCTGCCCCGAGGGCGTCGACTTCGAGGCGGTGGACGGTGAGCGGGTGAAGCTCTTCTTCGTCCTCCTCACCCCCCGCGGCGAGCCGGCCCTCCACCTGAAGGCCCTGGCCCGGGTCTCGCGCATCCTCGGCGGCGCCGAGCTGCGCGCCGAGCTGCTCGGCTGCGAGACCGGTGAGGCCCTCCACCAGGCCGTGAGAGCCCTGGAGCAGAGGCTCTAG
- the ptsP gene encoding phosphoenolpyruvate--protein phosphotransferase, which translates to MSAGDYEDRELFESDGVHDRHYQGVGAAAGIAVGRAFIVDRRRVRTPKYHLEPDAIEGEILRLETALKLSEHQLDHIYEKLKADGAAGEEHLLILEAHRLMLRDEMLVTTVRHLIHEDAINAEWAIRRTVRKIKKIFDDIDHEYFRERRGDVDFVGDRIVRNLMGQVVDVDEAPPEDAVVVAHDLSPADTVVLGRFPIQGIVTDVGTATSHSAIVARALGIPAVVGCGDITERAGQGDVVVVDGTHGVAIVTPTPDEIDSYRRARNQHLAQEKALLANRDLPAETTDGHRVHLYGNIEFTAEVPVVCDHGGEGIGLYRTEFLYLGRRDLPSEEEHYRAYAEILTALSPRPVTIRTFDLGGDKVPYTGRRQEPNPAMGLRALRLCLKEPEILHTQLRAMLRASVHGNLSIMFPMVSGLSELRWALALVDQFRAELQEEGQEVSPAVKVGSMIELPSAVAVADQLARECDFFSIGTNDLIQYSLGIDRQNRDVAYLYRPLHLAVLRMIKQVVDAGKDAGIPVAICGEMAGEPALTPILLGLGVDRLSMTAATIPLVKHVVRSVSLSECKELVEQACALGTVDEIERFVRDEVQARFPDLLT; encoded by the coding sequence ATGTCGGCCGGGGACTACGAGGATCGGGAGCTGTTCGAGAGCGACGGCGTCCACGATCGCCACTATCAGGGCGTGGGCGCCGCCGCGGGCATCGCGGTCGGCCGGGCCTTCATCGTCGATCGCCGCCGCGTCCGCACCCCGAAGTACCACCTCGAGCCCGACGCGATCGAGGGAGAGATCCTGCGCCTCGAGACCGCGCTGAAGCTCTCCGAGCACCAGCTCGATCACATCTACGAGAAGCTCAAGGCCGACGGCGCCGCGGGCGAGGAGCACCTGCTGATCCTCGAGGCCCACCGGCTGATGCTCCGCGACGAGATGCTGGTCACCACGGTGCGGCACCTCATCCACGAGGACGCCATCAACGCCGAGTGGGCCATCCGGCGCACGGTGCGGAAGATCAAGAAGATCTTCGACGACATCGACCACGAGTACTTCCGCGAGCGGCGGGGTGACGTCGACTTCGTCGGCGACCGCATCGTCCGGAACCTGATGGGGCAGGTGGTCGACGTCGACGAGGCCCCCCCCGAGGACGCGGTGGTCGTCGCCCACGACCTCTCACCGGCCGACACCGTCGTCCTCGGCCGCTTCCCCATCCAGGGGATCGTGACCGACGTCGGCACGGCCACCAGCCACAGCGCGATCGTCGCCCGGGCCCTGGGCATCCCGGCGGTGGTGGGCTGCGGCGACATCACCGAGCGCGCCGGCCAGGGCGACGTCGTGGTCGTCGACGGCACCCACGGGGTGGCGATCGTCACCCCGACCCCCGACGAGATCGACAGCTACCGGCGGGCGCGCAACCAGCACCTGGCGCAGGAGAAGGCGCTGCTCGCCAACCGGGACCTCCCGGCCGAGACCACCGACGGCCACCGGGTCCACCTCTACGGCAACATCGAGTTCACCGCCGAGGTGCCGGTGGTCTGCGATCACGGTGGCGAGGGCATCGGCCTCTACCGCACCGAGTTCCTCTACCTCGGCCGGCGCGATCTGCCCTCCGAGGAGGAGCACTACCGGGCCTACGCCGAGATCCTCACCGCCCTCTCGCCAAGGCCCGTGACCATCCGGACCTTCGATCTGGGCGGCGACAAGGTGCCCTACACCGGCCGCCGCCAGGAGCCGAACCCCGCCATGGGCCTGCGGGCGCTGCGCCTCTGCCTCAAGGAGCCGGAGATCCTGCACACCCAGCTCCGGGCGATGCTCCGGGCCAGCGTGCACGGCAACCTCTCGATCATGTTCCCGATGGTCAGCGGCCTCTCGGAGCTGCGCTGGGCGCTCGCCCTGGTCGACCAGTTCCGGGCCGAGCTCCAGGAGGAGGGCCAGGAGGTCTCCCCCGCGGTGAAGGTCGGCTCGATGATCGAGCTGCCCTCGGCGGTGGCGGTGGCCGACCAGCTGGCCCGGGAGTGCGACTTCTTCTCCATCGGCACCAACGACCTCATCCAGTACTCCCTGGGCATCGACCGGCAGAACCGGGACGTCGCCTACCTCTACCGGCCCCTCCACCTGGCCGTGCTCAGGATGATCAAGCAGGTGGTGGACGCCGGCAAGGACGCCGGCATCCCGGTGGCGATCTGCGGCGAGATGGCCGGTGAGCCCGCCCTGACCCCGATCCTGCTGGGCCTGGGGGTCGACCGCCTCTCCATGACCGCCGCCACCATCCCCCTGGTGAAGCACGTGGTCCGCTCGGTCTCCCTCTCCGAGTGCAAGGAGCTGGTGGAGCAGGCCTGCGCCCTGGGCACGGTCGACGAGATCGAGCGCTTCGTCCGGGACGAGGTCCAGGCCCGCTTCCCGGATCTGCTGACCTGA